The sequence below is a genomic window from Paenibacillus sp. DCT19.
AAATAACTGTTGATGGGGGCACAAAAACCTATTTGCCTATTCAGGACTCGACTGGCAAGCTCAAGATCGCAGCTTTATTTCGATATTGTACTGGAAGTAACCCGGTGTGGAATACCCCTGAGCAACTATTCGAACTGGGTAGTGCTGCTGGGGCATTATCTTCGGCGATGTCGAAACTGGATATCGTACTCCAGCCTGCTTATCCGCCGTATTACCAGATTCAAGATGCCTACCCACTGTGCACTCCGAATAAATTGCTGCAACTATGTCAGACACCGCCGCCTGAACTTTTTGCTTGTGAGCAAGACATGCGAGATTTAGCCAAGGTACTACCGGGTCTATTTGAAGCGTTGAATGGAATGGAGCAATTGCCGCATCAACTGGTTCATGGTGATCTGAATGCATCCAATGTACTTACTAATGAGCAGGGACGGATCTGTGCCATACTTGATTTTGAGTTTGCTACATGGGATTTGCGGGTGATGGAGCTCGCTGTTCCAATGTCAGACCTTTTGACACAGGATCAGGATGAGAAATGGATGTGGCTTGCACTGGAGGCGATGATCCAAGGTTTCCGTGATAACGTTACTATACAGTCTAATGAACGTGAAGCTATACCGCAGCTTATATTACTACGAAGTCTTGATGTTGTGATGCATTTTCTAAGTCGAATGTTCGAAGGTACGGATGAACCTGCTGTAGCCGTGCAACAGATTCAGAAGTTTAAAGAACGTGTAGATTGGATGGCTCTCCATGAAGGACGTCTACGTGAACTGTTAGTGCAGGCGATATAATGTCCTGGTGGTGAGATATGTCTGTTTTTTTGTATGAATTTGGGTTGGAATAGAAAGAAGTGCACGGTACGATGCCACTGGCAAAGCTCCGTGCACTTCTTTCTATAGACATTTATTCGCTGTAGACACTACATCAGGCTTAGATCAAGGTAGACTACAGTCCGCGTTTGCGGAACCAGCTTCGCACAGCCCAGCGGCGTTCCTGACGTTTCTTATACTTAGGGAGCGAACGGTATACATTCAAGGATTGTTCATAAGCTTGCTTTGCATCGGCATTTCTTCCAAGGGAGCGATATACAGAGCCAAGCAAGTAATAAGCTTCGCTTGATGATGAATGGATCTCTTGGAACTGATTCACGTAATGCAAAGATTTGCTCTGATCTTGATCCTTGAAGCTGCTTGCGAGCGTAAGATAGGGACGACCATACTTCACCCTTGGATTAATATCCAATGCCTTCAATATGTGTTGTTCTCCTTCTTCGATCTTCCCAAGATGCAGTTCGGTTGTGCCTAGTGCTTCCCAGTATTCAGCTGAATGTTCATAAGGTCGCTCAATCTCCAGTAATATGGCATGGGCTTCCTCATAACGTTTGCGTTCAA
It includes:
- a CDS encoding tetratricopeptide repeat protein; translated protein: MLIKFLIFGLLWQIVGNPIVAILILLLILYFLDRRYVGLFPSFMKPLKRLRSISRLRQQIAMNPNEVSSKLDLARLLIERKRYEEAHAILLEIERPYEHSAEYWEALGTTELHLGKIEEGEQHILKALDINPRVKYGRPYLTLASSFKDQDQSKSLHYVNQFQEIHSSSSEAYYLLGSVYRSLGRNADAKQAYEQSLNVYRSLPKYKKRQERRWAVRSWFRKRGL
- a CDS encoding phosphotransferase, with the protein product MNNSTYIVKMNGESYVLRQYETHNDETKIRFEHEVLLALGRSNFAIKVPSPVEITVDGGTKTYLPIQDSTGKLKIAALFRYCTGSNPVWNTPEQLFELGSAAGALSSAMSKLDIVLQPAYPPYYQIQDAYPLCTPNKLLQLCQTPPPELFACEQDMRDLAKVLPGLFEALNGMEQLPHQLVHGDLNASNVLTNEQGRICAILDFEFATWDLRVMELAVPMSDLLTQDQDEKWMWLALEAMIQGFRDNVTIQSNEREAIPQLILLRSLDVVMHFLSRMFEGTDEPAVAVQQIQKFKERVDWMALHEGRLRELLVQAI